A part of Vicia villosa cultivar HV-30 ecotype Madison, WI unplaced genomic scaffold, Vvil1.0 ctg.000643F_1_1, whole genome shotgun sequence genomic DNA contains:
- the LOC131630095 gene encoding uncharacterized protein LOC131630095: MANLLNMFFSIMLIEVSLLALLMGNSKATHRFIDIKDHIDHQVSLQTRSVHRIARLSPEGPNPHHDNSLQPKSDHHIAKLSPGGPDPHHHLSLQTRNVHHIARLSPEGPDPHHHVSLPTGNVHHIERLSPGGLDSHHHDFLQTRNVHEIARLSPGGPNPHHDNSLNPTSVDHIAKLSPGGPDPHHHLSLQTRNVHHIARLSPEGPDPHHHVSLQTGNVRRIERLSPGGPDSHHHDFLKTRNVHGIARLSPGGPNPHHDNSLHPTSVHLTAKLSLRGHNPNYPNSFQP; this comes from the coding sequence ATGGCAAATTTGCTAAACATGTTCTTTTCAATAATGCTTATCGAAGTATCTCTTTTAGCGTTGTTGATGGGAAATTCTAAAGCAACTCATCGCTTTATTGATATTAAGGATCATATTGATCACCAAGTTTCCTTACAAACGAGGAGTGTTCATCGCattgcaagattgagtccagAAGGACCTAATCCACACCACGACAATTCCTTACAGCCAAAAAGTGATCATCACATTGCAAAATTGAGTCCAGGAGGTCCCGATCCACATCACCATCTTTCCTTACAAACGAGGAATGTTCATCACattgcaagattgagtccagAAGGTCCAGATCCACACCACCATGTTTCCTTACCAACGGGGAATGTTCATCACATTGAAAGATTGAGTCCAGGAGGTCTAGATTCACACCACCATGATTTCTTGCAAACTAGAAATGTTCATGAAattgcaagattgagtccaggaggtccTAATCCACACCATGACAATTCCTTAAATCCAACGAGTGTCGATCACATTGCAAAATTGAGTCCAGGAGGTCCCGATCCACATCACCATCTTTCCTTACAAACGAGGAATGTTCATCACattgcaagattgagtccagAAGGTCCAGATCCACACCACCATGTTTCCTTACAAACGGGGAATGTTCGTCGCATTGAAAgattgagtccaggaggtccAGATTCACACCACCATGATTTCTTGAAAACTAGAAATGTTCATGGAattgcaagattgagtccaggaggtccTAATCCACACCACGACAATTCCTTACATCCAACGAGTGTCCATCTCACTGCAAAATTAAGTCTAAGAGGTCATAATCCAAACTACCCGAATTCCTTTCAACCTTAG
- the LOC131630093 gene encoding uncharacterized protein LOC131630093 — translation MANLLNMFFSLMLIEVSLLALLMGNSKATHRFIDIKDHIDHQVSLQTRSVHRIARLSPEGPNPHHDSCLQPKSDHHIAKLSPGGPDPHHHLSLQTRNVHHIARLSPEGPDPHHHVSLQTGNVHRIERLSPGGPDSHHHDFLKTRNVHGIARLSPGGPNPHHDNSLHPTSVHLTAKLSLRVHNPNYPNSFQP, via the coding sequence ATGGCAAATTTGCTAAACATGTTCTTTTCATTAATGCTTATCGAAGTATCTCTTTTAGCATTGTTGATGGGAAATTCTAAAGCAACTCATCGCTTTATTGATATTAAGGATCATATTGATCACCAAGTTTCCTTACAAACGAGGAGTGTTCATCGCattgcaagattgagtccagAAGGACCTAATCCACACCACGACAGTTGCTTACAGCCAAAAAGTGATCATCACATTGCAAAATTGAGTCCAGGAGGTCCCGATCCACATCACCATCTTTCCTTACAAACGAGGAATGTTCATCACattgcaagattgagtccagAAGGTCCAGATCCACACCACCATGTTTCCTTACAAACGGGGAATGTTCACCGCATTGAAAgattgagtccaggaggtccAGATTCACACCACCATGATTTTTTGAAAACTAGAAATGTTCATGGAattgcaagattgagtccaggaggtccTAATCCACACCACGACAATTCCTTACATCCAACGAGTGTCCATCTCACTGCAAAATTAAGTCTAAGAGTTCATAATCCAAACTACCCGAATTCCTTTCAACCTTAG
- the LOC131630094 gene encoding uncharacterized protein LOC131630094 translates to MANLLNMFFSIMLIEVSLLALLMGNSKATHRFIDIKDHIDHQVSLQTRSVHRIARLSPEGPNPHHDNSLQPKSDHHIAKLSPGGPDPHHHLSLQTRNVHHIARLSPEGPDPHHHVSLPTGNVHHIERLSPGGPDSHHHDFFQTRNVHEIARLSPGGPNPHHDNSLNPTSVDHIAKLSPGAPDPHHHLSLQTRNVHHIARLSPEGPDPHHHVSLQTGNVRRIERLSPGGPDSHHHDFLKTRNVHGIARLSPGGPNPYHDNSLHPTSVHLTAKLSLRGHNPNYPNSFQP, encoded by the coding sequence ATGGCAAATTTGCTAAACATGTTCTTTTCAATAATGCTTATCGAAGTATCTCTTTTAGCATTGTTGATGGGAAATTCTAAAGCAACTCATCGCTTTATTGATATTAAGGATCATATTGATCACCAAGTTTCCTTACAAACGAGGAGTGTTCATCGCattgcaagattgagtccagAAGGACCTAATCCACACCACGACAATTCCTTACAGCCAAAAAGTGATCATCACATTGCAAAATTGAGTCCAGGAGGTCCCGATCCACATCACCATCTTTCCTTACAAACGAGGAATGTTCATCACattgcaagattgagtccagAAGGTCCAGATCCACACCACCATGTTTCCTTACCAACGGGGAATGTTCATCACATTGAAAgattgagtccaggaggtccAGATTCACACCACCATGATTTCTTCCAAACTAGAAATGTTCATGAAattgcaagattgagtccaggaggtccTAATCCACACCATGACAATTCCTTAAATCCAACGAGTGTCGATCACATTGCAAAATTGAGTCCAGGAGCTCCCGATCCACATCACCATCTTTCCTTACAAACGAGGAATGTTCATCACattgcaagattgagtccagAAGGTCCAGATCCACACCACCATGTTTCCTTACAAACGGGGAATGTTCGTCGCATTGAAAgattgagtccaggaggtccAGATTCACACCACCATGATTTCTTGAAAACTAGAAATGTTCATGGAattgcaagattgagtccaggaggtccTAATCCATACCACGACAATTCCTTACATCCAACGAGTGTCCATCTCACTGCAAAATTAAGTCTAAGAGGTCATAATCCAAACTACCCGAATTCCTTTCAACCTTAG